From Magnolia sinica isolate HGM2019 chromosome 13, MsV1, whole genome shotgun sequence, one genomic window encodes:
- the LOC131222492 gene encoding zinc finger A20 and AN1 domain-containing stress-associated protein 5-like, with protein sequence MAQREKEETEFKVPGNLTLCINNCGFSGNPATKNMCQKCFQAAGILTPPSCSGHDKPKPASIRLQEREIPVMAIQDRRREPVDQSDLARQVNRCLCCRKKVGLTGFRCRCGDLFCSKHRYSDRHVCSYDYKAAGREMIARENPVVKAAKIIRV encoded by the coding sequence atggcgcagagagagaaagaggagacgGAATTCAAGGTTCCCGGAAACCTAACCCTCTGCATCAACAACTGCGGATTTTCCGGCAATCCGGCGACGAAGAACATGTGCCAGAAGTGCTTCCAAGCCGCTGGAATCCTGACGCCTCCGTCCTGCTCCGGCCACGACAAGCCCAAACCAGCCTCGATCCGCTTGCAGGAGAGGGAGATACCGGTGATGGCCATCCAGGACCGGCGTCGAGAGCCGGTGGACCAGTCGGACCTGGCTCGGCAGGTGAACCGGTGCTTGTGTTGCCGGAAGAAGGTCGGGCTGACCGGATTCCGTTGCCGGTGTGGGGATCTATTCTGCTCGAAGCATCGGTATTCAGACCGGCACGTGTGCAGCTACGATTATAAGGCTGCCGGAAGGGAGATGATCGCTCGGGAGAATCCGGTGGTGAAAGCGGCGAAGATCATTAGGGTTTGA